The Erythrobacter insulae genome window below encodes:
- a CDS encoding tRNA-binding protein, translating into MNETTFDTFLALDIRAGTIISAEPFPEARKPAIKLVVDLGGAIGTKKSSAQITEHYTSETLIGRKVMAVVNFPPRQIGPFMSEVLVLGFPDKNGAIVLAAPDGDVPDGARLA; encoded by the coding sequence ATGAACGAAACCACATTCGATACGTTTCTGGCTTTGGATATTCGCGCCGGCACAATCATATCCGCGGAACCCTTTCCCGAAGCGCGCAAGCCTGCGATCAAGCTTGTCGTCGATTTGGGCGGCGCAATCGGTACGAAAAAAAGTTCCGCCCAGATTACCGAGCATTACACGAGCGAAACCCTGATTGGGCGCAAGGTGATGGCCGTTGTGAATTTCCCACCGCGCCAGATCGGGCCATTTATGTCCGAGGTACTCGTGCTGGGTTTTCCGGATAAAAACGGGGCCATCGTTCTCGCGGCACCAGATGGCGATGTGCCAGACGGCGCGCGCCTCGCTTAA
- a CDS encoding XdhC family protein, producing the protein MHFKEVFVFLNEARLAGKASVLVTVCAVEGSSMRNPGSVMGVAEDGNFAGSLSGGCIENAVVSEAIDAMKVAAPRTVRFGAGSRYLDIKLPCGGGLDLHFQPLGSGGLAADCLGSIKARSPFAIAISADGAKHVAQWQSAAFDPEHNTGVFGHWPAPKLQIIGHGAGVNTLAKLAQTMDCAVSVLTPDQAIAASLTADETPVQVIKRTTQTDLLESDPWTAFVFLFHDHDWEIDLIARALDLPHFYLGAMGGRKAHAMRTEALRDKGVSAQRISSIRAPIGVFHSSRDPQTLALSALAEVIRAYQDSDFETDDGR; encoded by the coding sequence GTGCATTTCAAAGAGGTCTTTGTTTTTCTGAACGAGGCGCGGCTTGCCGGAAAGGCAAGCGTGCTGGTGACAGTATGCGCGGTTGAGGGTTCTTCCATGCGCAATCCGGGTTCGGTCATGGGCGTGGCTGAAGATGGCAACTTTGCCGGTTCCCTCTCCGGTGGCTGTATCGAAAATGCCGTTGTCTCCGAAGCCATTGATGCGATGAAGGTGGCTGCGCCGCGAACGGTGCGTTTCGGCGCAGGTTCCCGCTACCTCGACATCAAATTACCCTGCGGCGGCGGGCTTGATCTGCATTTTCAGCCGCTGGGATCGGGCGGGCTGGCCGCCGACTGCCTTGGCTCCATCAAAGCGCGTTCACCGTTCGCCATCGCAATCAGTGCAGACGGGGCAAAGCACGTTGCGCAGTGGCAATCCGCAGCGTTTGATCCAGAACACAATACCGGTGTGTTCGGCCACTGGCCCGCGCCCAAACTCCAGATCATCGGTCACGGAGCAGGCGTAAACACGCTGGCAAAGCTGGCGCAGACGATGGACTGCGCGGTATCGGTGTTGACGCCTGATCAAGCGATTGCGGCGTCTTTGACTGCGGATGAGACCCCAGTGCAGGTGATTAAGCGCACGACCCAAACCGATCTGCTGGAAAGCGATCCGTGGACTGCGTTCGTGTTTCTGTTTCATGATCACGATTGGGAGATCGACCTGATCGCCCGCGCGCTCGATCTGCCGCATTTCTATTTGGGTGCGATGGGCGGACGCAAAGCGCATGCAATGCGAACAGAGGCCCTGCGTGATAAAGGCGTAAGCGCGCAGCGGATATCCTCCATCCGCGCGCCTATCGGTGTGTTCCATTCCTCCCGCGACCCGCAAACGCTTGCGCTATCGGCGCTCGCGGAAGTTATCCGAGCCTATCAAGACAGCGATTTTGAAACTGATGATGGCCGGTGA
- a CDS encoding c-type cytochrome: MRNQALLGAGLLTIMLAACGGSAEQPVVEQIVVREPGDAAPAVAAPVDIVAAGEAAFAMCTGCHVAEAGEASMAGPNLYGVVGRGAGSLDDFAYSEALANSGITWDAAQLDRYLADPTGLVPGTIMVAGAVDDADRRAAIIAYLESLSE, from the coding sequence ATGCGTAATCAGGCGTTATTGGGAGCAGGACTGCTGACCATCATGCTGGCCGCGTGCGGCGGGTCTGCGGAACAGCCAGTGGTTGAGCAAATCGTGGTTCGGGAGCCCGGCGATGCCGCACCGGCAGTGGCAGCGCCAGTCGATATCGTTGCCGCTGGCGAAGCGGCATTTGCAATGTGCACCGGCTGCCATGTCGCAGAAGCGGGCGAGGCGTCTATGGCCGGGCCTAACCTTTATGGGGTCGTGGGACGCGGGGCCGGATCGCTTGATGATTTTGCGTATTCGGAGGCTTTGGCGAATTCCGGCATCACTTGGGATGCGGCTCAACTGGACCGGTATCTGGCGGATCCGACAGGCCTCGTTCCCGGTACAATCATGGTCGCAGGCGCAGTCGATGATGCTGATCGCCGTGCAGCCATCATCGCGTATCTTGAAAGTTTGAGCGAGTAA
- a CDS encoding tetratricopeptide repeat-containing sulfotransferase family protein, with the protein MTREAQLKSAQQAMQAGQFDTGLAQAEAILVDNENDGEALYLAAVAARYLSDFARAKDYLARLHAAMPEYGRAWQEEGHLALSKGAPSEALEAFSRATRFNPALEASFREQARLLGEAGRVSEAQAAAAQQQRLASLPRELLAVTNHLAEGRLIRAEEICRHYLRQNPKDVEGMRLLAKIGIQLGILDDAEFLLESAVAFAPEDIQLRLDYVDALRRRQNFEKARTEAEKLYSRDPENPLFQSRLAIESMQTGDYDRGLQLFDAVLQKIPNDPANLTSKGHALKTTGAQAEAIASYRAAIAAKPDHGDAWYALANLKTYTFEPAELTAMQDQAARPDLAFLDRVHISFALGKAQEDAGDYKASFAAYNEGNALKRAQTRYSADSMTEELGRQREFAAAEMFEKHHGHGHSAPDPIFILGLPRAGSTLLEQILASHSQIDGTLELPNILALAHRLRGRKAGYSRYPEILGDLTGEQLAKFGEEFISATRIHRQGAPFFIDKMPNNFRHIGLIHLILPNAKIIDARRAPMDCCFSGFKQLFAEGQEFTYGLNEVGRYYADYVDLMDHWDSVLPGKVLRVQHEDVLDDLEGQTRRMLDFLEVPFEEACLAFHKTERAVRTASSEQVREPINRKGQGAWKPFEPWLDPLKRALGDLV; encoded by the coding sequence ATGACCCGCGAAGCACAATTGAAATCCGCACAGCAAGCGATGCAGGCTGGCCAGTTTGATACTGGCCTGGCCCAGGCAGAGGCCATTCTGGTGGACAACGAGAATGACGGTGAGGCGCTATATCTCGCGGCGGTTGCTGCGCGCTATCTGAGCGATTTCGCACGCGCGAAAGACTACCTTGCCCGTCTTCACGCGGCTATGCCTGAATATGGGCGGGCGTGGCAGGAAGAAGGGCATCTTGCGCTTTCGAAAGGTGCCCCGTCCGAAGCACTAGAGGCATTTTCGCGCGCCACACGGTTCAACCCCGCATTGGAGGCAAGTTTCCGTGAACAGGCGCGCTTGCTTGGTGAGGCCGGTCGCGTTTCGGAAGCGCAGGCTGCCGCAGCCCAGCAGCAGCGCCTAGCGAGCCTCCCGCGAGAACTTCTGGCGGTGACGAATCATCTGGCTGAGGGACGATTGATACGGGCCGAGGAAATTTGCCGGCATTATCTGCGTCAAAACCCCAAAGATGTCGAAGGAATGCGGCTGCTGGCCAAGATTGGCATACAGCTCGGGATCCTTGATGATGCCGAATTTCTGTTGGAAAGCGCGGTTGCTTTTGCGCCTGAAGATATTCAGTTACGGCTGGATTATGTCGATGCATTGAGGCGCCGCCAAAATTTCGAGAAAGCCCGAACAGAGGCGGAAAAGCTGTATTCGCGCGATCCGGAAAACCCGCTGTTCCAATCGCGGCTGGCGATCGAGAGTATGCAGACAGGCGATTACGATCGCGGATTGCAGCTGTTTGATGCCGTTTTGCAGAAAATCCCGAATGATCCGGCTAACCTGACCAGCAAAGGGCACGCACTTAAAACCACCGGAGCTCAGGCAGAGGCCATTGCCAGTTACCGGGCGGCGATTGCGGCCAAACCTGATCATGGTGATGCGTGGTATGCGCTGGCCAACCTCAAAACATACACGTTTGAACCTGCCGAACTGACCGCGATGCAGGATCAGGCCGCGCGGCCCGACCTCGCGTTTTTGGACCGTGTGCATATTTCCTTTGCACTCGGCAAAGCGCAGGAGGATGCTGGCGATTATAAAGCCAGCTTTGCGGCCTATAATGAAGGCAATGCTCTGAAACGCGCACAGACCCGCTACAGCGCCGACAGCATGACCGAAGAGCTGGGGCGGCAGCGCGAATTCGCCGCCGCCGAGATGTTTGAAAAACATCACGGCCACGGACACAGCGCCCCCGATCCGATATTCATTCTTGGTCTGCCGCGTGCAGGGTCAACCTTGCTTGAACAGATCCTTGCCAGCCATTCCCAGATCGACGGGACGCTGGAGCTGCCCAATATTCTTGCGCTTGCGCACCGGCTGCGCGGCCGCAAAGCGGGATATTCGCGTTACCCCGAAATCCTGGGTGATTTGACCGGTGAGCAGCTGGCCAAATTTGGCGAAGAGTTCATCAGCGCAACCCGTATCCACCGGCAGGGCGCGCCGTTTTTTATCGACAAGATGCCGAACAATTTCCGGCATATTGGCCTGATCCATCTGATCCTGCCCAATGCGAAAATCATCGATGCACGCCGCGCGCCGATGGATTGCTGTTTCTCCGGCTTTAAACAGCTGTTTGCCGAGGGGCAGGAATTTACCTACGGCCTGAATGAAGTGGGCCGGTATTATGCCGACTATGTCGATTTGATGGATCACTGGGACAGTGTCCTGCCCGGCAAAGTCCTGAGGGTGCAGCACGAAGACGTGCTCGATGATCTCGAGGGACAGACACGGCGTATGCTCGATTTTCTGGAGGTTCCTTTCGAGGAAGCCTGCCTCGCGTTTCACAAGACAGAACGCGCGGTCCGCACAGCCTCCAGTGAGCAGGTGCGTGAGCCGATCAACCGCAAGGGGCAGGGCGCGTGGAAACCGTTTGAGCCGTGGCTCGATCCGCTGAAACGAGCGCTTGGTGATCTGGTTTAA
- a CDS encoding (2Fe-2S)-binding protein, whose protein sequence is MASFTLNGRPVTVDADPAMPILWVVREKIGLSGTKFGCGIAQCGACTVHLDGQPVRSCSTPVSAAEGRSVTTIEGIAGPEGELTKIQQAWISEQVPQCGYCQSGQIMAATALLRDNPNPSDDDIDAAMSGNICRCGTYTRIRRAIKVAAGQEQPLSERLAGEA, encoded by the coding sequence ATGGCAAGTTTCACTCTCAATGGCAGGCCGGTAACGGTGGATGCTGATCCGGCGATGCCAATCCTTTGGGTTGTCCGTGAAAAGATTGGACTTTCCGGGACAAAATTTGGCTGCGGCATCGCGCAATGCGGTGCGTGCACCGTGCATCTGGATGGTCAGCCTGTGCGGAGCTGTTCAACGCCGGTTTCCGCCGCTGAAGGCCGCTCGGTCACCACTATTGAAGGCATTGCGGGGCCGGAAGGTGAATTGACCAAAATCCAGCAAGCATGGATCAGCGAACAGGTTCCCCAATGCGGATATTGTCAGTCTGGCCAGATCATGGCGGCAACCGCTTTGCTGCGTGACAATCCCAATCCAAGCGATGATGACATTGATGCCGCAATGTCGGGCAATATCTGCCGCTGCGGGACCTACACCCGCATTCGCCGCGCTATCAAAGTCGCGGCCGGGCAAGAGCAACCGCTGTCCGAACGTTTGGCGGGGGAGGCATAA
- a CDS encoding nucleotidyltransferase family protein — protein sequence MMAGERRLGAALLAAGSSHRFGDDDKLTADFCGMPLGVHTACALPLSLFTHAWAITANAEHPCAHGWREAGFDVHVNPKAETGMGSSVALAASMAMAAQLDGLMIALADMPFVPERHFAALVNAAKDIGPQCIATSAVADTRMPPAIFGSDQFGSLARSSGDSGARGILSKGQVLACSPDWLTDIDTPEALVTARNRIKGR from the coding sequence ATGATGGCCGGTGAAAGGCGTCTTGGCGCGGCGCTGCTCGCTGCGGGTTCTTCGCACCGTTTCGGCGACGATGATAAGCTGACAGCCGACTTTTGCGGGATGCCGCTTGGTGTTCATACAGCCTGCGCCTTGCCGCTATCATTGTTTACCCATGCGTGGGCGATTACGGCCAATGCAGAGCATCCGTGCGCGCATGGCTGGCGCGAGGCGGGCTTCGATGTCCATGTCAATCCGAAGGCTGAAACCGGGATGGGATCATCGGTTGCGCTTGCGGCCTCGATGGCGATGGCTGCACAGCTCGATGGATTGATGATCGCGCTTGCCGATATGCCATTTGTGCCCGAGCGGCACTTTGCGGCGCTCGTCAACGCTGCGAAAGACATCGGCCCGCAATGTATTGCAACTTCGGCGGTTGCGGATACCCGTATGCCGCCTGCGATATTCGGTTCGGATCAATTTGGCAGTCTGGCTCGGTCGAGCGGCGATTCAGGCGCGCGCGGGATCCTATCCAAAGGGCAGGTGCTTGCGTGCTCGCCGGACTGGCTAACCGATATCGACACGCCAGAAGCGTTGGTGACGGCACGGAACCGGATTAAAGGCCGCTAA
- a CDS encoding xanthine dehydrogenase family protein molybdopterin-binding subunit, whose amino-acid sequence MNDMTPEENGAKKERSKLAKWSRRGFIGAGVLAGGGLLIGIGVRPGNPVGALGPKIAGGAGEQLVNSWVKIDANNIVTAIVPHCEMGQGAHSVLAQMLADELDAAWDNVRVMQAPADGSYIVSDTARMFAAPFTLNAADWLEPTWDGLFTQLGKSMDLLITGGSSSIRSTGQYQMRIAGAAARKMLIGAAADEWGVPAEEIVTRDSTLIHEASGKSAPYSEFATAAAEQPMDSTPTLKKASEYRLMGKSKARTDIPAKVNGTAEFGIDAVPEGLDLSYAAVIRAPVPGTSAESMNASRAKEMSGVLQILNMGNFVAVVADSYWQAQQAVNTIEIGWSKSESPIKTTEDQFAAFASAIDAGGEEAAARGDAEAAFESAATKIEAEYKAPYLAHAPMEPLNCTANFADGKCDIWTSTQVPLMARSAVADSVGLSADNVIIHQPYLGGAFGRRLESEYVAMAARVSKATGYPVKLIWSREEDTQKAMYRPADLCRFRAGIADDGALVSYNSIFTQRHDPPEACVPAMYDIPNTSVKVAAADLHLPFQAWRSVDHSQQGWFIESFIDEAAHAAGADPLEYRLAMLKGSPRHTAVLQKVAEMSDWSGDRAEGTAKGVAIVESFGTIVAEVIEVDMSSGKPKLLNCWAACDAGYVMNPDGFRNQIEGGIVFGLTAAMYGELDLVDGAVKQSNFHDYKMLRMNEVPQIEVALINSGDVPVGGAGEPGLPPAAPALTNAIFAATGERLRELPIAKQFA is encoded by the coding sequence ATGAACGATATGACCCCTGAAGAAAACGGCGCGAAAAAAGAGCGCAGCAAACTCGCCAAATGGAGCCGCCGCGGATTTATCGGCGCCGGCGTGCTGGCTGGTGGAGGACTGCTGATCGGCATCGGTGTTCGTCCGGGCAATCCGGTCGGGGCTCTTGGCCCGAAAATCGCGGGCGGAGCCGGAGAGCAGTTGGTGAACAGCTGGGTCAAGATTGACGCCAACAACATCGTGACAGCGATCGTTCCGCATTGCGAAATGGGACAGGGCGCCCATTCGGTGCTGGCCCAGATGTTGGCCGATGAATTGGATGCGGCATGGGACAATGTCCGCGTGATGCAGGCGCCTGCCGATGGCAGCTACATTGTGAGCGATACCGCGCGCATGTTTGCCGCTCCGTTTACGCTCAACGCCGCCGATTGGCTTGAGCCGACTTGGGATGGATTGTTTACCCAGCTTGGCAAATCGATGGACTTGCTGATTACCGGCGGTTCATCGTCGATCCGGTCGACCGGACAATATCAGATGCGAATTGCAGGTGCCGCTGCGCGCAAGATGTTGATCGGGGCCGCTGCCGATGAATGGGGCGTTCCAGCAGAAGAGATCGTGACCCGCGACAGCACGCTGATCCATGAAGCGTCGGGCAAATCCGCGCCTTACTCTGAATTTGCGACGGCCGCTGCAGAGCAGCCGATGGATTCCACGCCAACGCTGAAAAAAGCGTCCGAGTATCGTCTTATGGGCAAGAGCAAGGCCCGCACCGATATCCCGGCCAAGGTCAACGGCACAGCGGAATTCGGCATTGATGCCGTACCCGAAGGTCTTGACCTTTCCTATGCCGCTGTGATCCGTGCACCGGTTCCCGGAACATCCGCCGAAAGCATGAATGCCAGCCGCGCCAAGGAAATGTCCGGCGTCTTGCAAATCCTTAATATGGGTAATTTCGTCGCCGTAGTCGCGGACAGCTATTGGCAGGCACAGCAGGCGGTGAATACGATTGAGATCGGCTGGAGCAAGTCGGAGAGCCCGATCAAGACCACCGAAGATCAATTTGCGGCTTTTGCCAGCGCGATTGATGCTGGCGGTGAAGAAGCTGCAGCGCGCGGCGATGCCGAAGCCGCGTTTGAAAGCGCGGCCACCAAGATCGAGGCGGAATATAAAGCGCCTTATCTGGCTCACGCTCCGATGGAGCCGCTGAACTGCACAGCGAATTTCGCAGACGGCAAATGCGACATCTGGACCAGTACACAGGTCCCTTTGATGGCGCGTAGCGCGGTGGCGGATTCAGTGGGACTTTCGGCTGACAATGTGATCATCCATCAGCCCTATCTGGGCGGAGCATTCGGGCGCCGCCTTGAAAGCGAATATGTCGCCATGGCGGCGCGTGTTTCAAAGGCAACCGGTTATCCGGTCAAATTGATCTGGAGCCGCGAGGAAGACACGCAAAAGGCGATGTATCGCCCTGCCGATCTTTGCCGGTTCCGCGCTGGTATTGCCGATGACGGGGCGCTGGTTTCGTACAACAGTATCTTTACGCAGCGCCACGATCCGCCCGAGGCATGTGTTCCGGCAATGTACGATATCCCCAACACCAGCGTGAAGGTTGCAGCGGCCGATTTGCACCTGCCGTTCCAGGCATGGCGCTCTGTCGATCACTCGCAGCAGGGTTGGTTCATCGAAAGCTTCATCGACGAAGCGGCCCATGCAGCAGGGGCTGATCCATTGGAATACCGGCTGGCCATGCTCAAGGGATCGCCGCGTCACACGGCGGTTCTCCAAAAGGTTGCCGAGATGAGCGATTGGTCTGGCGATCGTGCCGAAGGCACTGCCAAAGGCGTCGCGATTGTTGAGAGCTTTGGCACGATTGTAGCGGAGGTCATCGAAGTCGATATGTCCAGTGGCAAGCCCAAATTGCTCAATTGCTGGGCAGCCTGCGATGCGGGATATGTGATGAACCCCGATGGCTTTAGAAACCAGATCGAAGGCGGCATCGTGTTCGGCCTGACGGCGGCAATGTACGGTGAGCTTGATCTGGTAGATGGCGCAGTCAAGCAGAGCAATTTCCACGATTACAAGATGTTGCGCATGAATGAAGTGCCGCAAATCGAAGTGGCATTGATCAATTCCGGCGATGTGCCAGTGGGCGGCGCGGGCGAGCCGGGATTGCCTCCCGCAGCGCCCGCTTTGACCAATGCGATCTTCGCGGCAACCGGTGAACGATTGCGTGAATTACCGATTGCGAAGCAGTTTGCGTAA
- a CDS encoding TonB-dependent receptor: MSKFIGGASISALAVAIASPAVAQETTAQPQAGQPEARGGVKTIVVTAQRRSEDLQDVPVSVAAIGAEQLDELNIATFEDYLEQLPTVTAGGNGPGQSTIYIRGLASTTPNITVAGVAGLAPNVALYLNDQPLAQPGRNLDVYAADLERIEVLSGPQGTLFGASSQAGVVRLITNKPSLNGFDAAFSAGLSFTKGGESSYQGEAMLNVPVTDNFALRGVVYLDDQGGYIDNVRGTRDLRESARFRTADTVRSNGVVVGAGRAGFQSAEDPNTPFIDNPALSPNVTFLQADNAGIAQDNFNDTQYAGFRVTGLWEVTPDWTVTVAHQRQSLESDGVFFADPELGGLDDLQIERFEEDRLEDNFSNTSWTVEGRLAMLDVVYTGAYTDRESTQRADYTDYLFAGQYLPYYICDGSVSYPAYNADPGNPTGTCQAPNLYVNSVSDTTVFTQELRFSTPDDWRVRFQGGAFYSDLELRERVDFAYPGNVAAAPFGGFPQNFAFPGAFNTDSGAFPAETIFRNDILRTDEQFGLFGEVSLDIVPDLLTATFGARYYDIEVDLAGGANATFCNTSGVDENAFGTNISDLYDGDGQFFFNLTCNDSVRQTFTLADSLDDIRTALAPAFGNPTSLEAAAVRAFNSVRAPDTASTSGTIFKGTVTLTPTEDLMFYATYSEGFRPGLLNRPGGVQGANGFTVPFELETDEVQNYEFGWKLDLVDGQVRLNGSAFFVDIQNLQTTIFDPSITNLFFSDNAANAEIYGLEADFTIAPYATPGLTIAGAFSILDTEITEVLTPTNDVLAGEELAYAPGFQGNLRVRYEWDLSSTTEAYIQPQMSYSATKFTDIIEINKIELESYTLFDLRAGIKKDQWSFELFGENLFDERAQISGNFGNDRPRIVTNRPLTVGMRIGFDY; encoded by the coding sequence ATGTCGAAGTTCATTGGCGGCGCGTCAATTAGCGCGCTCGCAGTTGCTATCGCATCACCTGCTGTCGCACAGGAAACCACCGCTCAACCACAAGCCGGGCAACCTGAAGCGCGTGGCGGTGTCAAAACCATCGTGGTTACGGCTCAGCGCCGTAGCGAAGATCTTCAAGACGTTCCGGTTTCGGTCGCCGCCATCGGCGCTGAACAGTTGGACGAGCTGAATATCGCTACTTTCGAGGATTACCTTGAACAGCTTCCAACGGTTACCGCTGGCGGTAATGGTCCAGGACAAAGCACCATTTATATTCGCGGTCTGGCATCGACCACGCCCAACATCACCGTAGCCGGTGTTGCCGGTCTTGCTCCTAACGTTGCGCTGTATCTTAATGATCAGCCGCTCGCGCAGCCGGGTCGTAATCTTGATGTATACGCAGCTGACCTTGAGCGTATCGAAGTCCTCTCGGGCCCGCAGGGTACCTTGTTTGGTGCCAGCTCGCAGGCCGGTGTTGTTCGTTTGATCACGAACAAGCCAAGCCTGAACGGTTTTGACGCGGCATTCTCTGCCGGCCTTTCATTCACCAAAGGCGGTGAATCGAGCTATCAGGGCGAAGCGATGCTCAACGTCCCTGTGACCGATAACTTTGCGCTGCGCGGTGTTGTCTATCTCGATGATCAGGGCGGCTACATCGACAATGTCCGCGGAACACGCGATTTGCGCGAAAGCGCGCGTTTCCGCACGGCGGATACCGTGCGCTCGAACGGCGTTGTCGTCGGCGCGGGCCGTGCCGGATTTCAGTCCGCCGAAGATCCCAACACTCCATTCATCGACAACCCGGCACTCAGCCCGAACGTTACGTTCCTTCAGGCTGACAATGCGGGGATCGCGCAGGACAACTTCAACGACACCCAGTATGCCGGTTTCCGCGTAACGGGTCTGTGGGAAGTTACCCCTGACTGGACCGTAACGGTGGCTCATCAGCGCCAAAGCCTTGAATCGGACGGTGTTTTCTTCGCCGATCCTGAATTGGGCGGGCTCGATGATCTCCAGATCGAGCGTTTTGAAGAAGACCGTCTCGAAGACAACTTCTCCAACACCAGCTGGACGGTCGAAGGCCGTCTCGCGATGCTCGATGTGGTTTACACAGGTGCATACACCGACCGCGAAAGCACACAGCGCGCGGATTACACCGATTATCTGTTCGCTGGTCAGTATCTGCCATATTACATCTGTGATGGCAGCGTCAGCTATCCGGCGTACAATGCGGATCCAGGCAACCCGACCGGGACATGTCAGGCACCGAACCTTTACGTAAACTCTGTCAGCGACACGACGGTGTTCACTCAAGAGCTTCGTTTCAGCACGCCGGACGATTGGCGTGTGCGGTTCCAGGGCGGCGCATTTTATTCCGACCTTGAACTGCGTGAGCGCGTAGATTTTGCCTATCCGGGCAATGTTGCCGCCGCACCATTCGGCGGTTTCCCGCAGAACTTTGCGTTCCCCGGTGCATTCAACACAGACTCAGGCGCGTTCCCGGCTGAAACGATTTTCCGTAACGACATTCTTCGTACGGACGAACAATTCGGTCTGTTCGGTGAAGTGAGCCTGGATATTGTTCCAGACCTGCTGACTGCAACATTTGGCGCGCGGTATTACGACATCGAAGTCGATCTTGCAGGCGGCGCCAACGCGACCTTCTGTAACACTTCGGGCGTCGATGAGAACGCGTTCGGAACCAACATTTCCGATCTCTATGACGGCGATGGTCAGTTCTTCTTCAACCTGACCTGTAACGATTCCGTGCGTCAGACCTTCACTCTGGCGGATTCTCTGGATGATATTCGCACCGCGCTTGCGCCGGCGTTCGGCAATCCGACTTCACTCGAAGCGGCGGCTGTTCGCGCGTTCAACTCTGTTCGGGCACCGGATACGGCATCGACAAGCGGCACGATTTTCAAAGGCACAGTCACTCTGACGCCAACCGAAGATCTGATGTTCTATGCAACATATTCGGAAGGCTTCCGTCCAGGACTGCTTAACCGTCCAGGCGGTGTGCAAGGCGCGAATGGCTTTACGGTCCCGTTCGAACTTGAGACCGACGAAGTCCAAAACTATGAATTCGGTTGGAAACTTGATCTGGTCGATGGCCAGGTCCGTCTGAACGGTTCGGCATTCTTCGTCGATATTCAGAACCTGCAAACCACGATCTTCGATCCGTCGATCACCAACCTGTTCTTCTCGGACAACGCAGCGAACGCTGAAATTTATGGTCTCGAAGCCGATTTCACGATCGCTCCCTATGCCACGCCGGGGCTGACCATTGCTGGTGCGTTTTCGATCCTTGATACGGAAATCACAGAAGTTCTGACGCCGACGAACGATGTGCTTGCTGGCGAAGAACTGGCCTATGCGCCGGGCTTCCAAGGCAACCTGCGCGTTCGTTACGAGTGGGACCTGTCGAGCACGACCGAGGCCTATATTCAGCCTCAGATGAGCTATTCGGCAACGAAATTCACCGATATCATCGAGATCAACAAAATCGAGCTCGAGAGCTACACGCTGTTTGATCTTCGTGCGGGGATCAAGAAAGACCAGTGGTCGTTCGAACTCTTTGGAGAGAACCTGTTTGACGAGCGTGCCCAGATCTCGGGTAACTTTGGCAACGACCGTCCGCGGATCGTAACCAACCGTCCGCTTACAGTGGGCATGCGCATCGGCTTCGATTACTAA